The Candidatus Bathyarchaeota archaeon nucleotide sequence GAGGGACTGTTGCCTTTTGTTGGCACAGACTTCAAAACTGACTATACAACAATTGTTAGATACTTTGAGGGTCTTGCAAGTAAAACAAAAATTTACCTCGTTTTGCCGCCCCCAATTTTTGATAACATTTATGGTTTAAACGGCACAACCTTAGACCAGCAGATTATCCCCGCCATAACTGAGGTTGCAACTGAAGGCCATTACTCTTTAATAGACCTTCACACTGTCATGAATAATTCATCCTGTCTGCCTGATGGCGTCCACCCAAACATGGATGGTGTCATTTTAATGACCCAAGAAATCTACAAGGCTATAACCAGCGAATCATAATTGTGTTTGCCTTCTTAAAAGCTAACAGTTTCAACCAATTGTTCAAACTCCCCTTTTCTCGCCCCAGATTACCTTGTGCTGCTGTAAAATTAATCTCACCGGTAATCCATCTGCAAGAATCAACCGAGATAGTTTTCTAAAAAACGGCTTATTAGACCATTGAGGTTGTAATATTAAGATAGATTTTCCGTTCAATAGTATTGACTCTATGATTTGGCGAGCATATACATAGTCGTCTTCATCTGATACTACAAATTTGAATTGCGTTTTTTGTCCATAATTGCTTTGTGTTGATTGTAATATTTTCAAATCACTTGCTTCCCCAGAAGATGGACATTTGCAATCCATTGTGATTAAGTCTACTTCGTCAAAGATTGTTTTGTCAAAAATGGTTCCGTTGGTATTAACGCATAGTCTGTATTTTTCATCTTTTAGTTTAGAGAGTAACTGCTTTAATTCAGCTTTTTGAAGTAGCGGTTCCCCTCCTGTAATGGAGACAGTCCTGCAGGGATATTTTGCTATCTCTTCAACTACGTCAGATACAACCATTTCTTTTCCTTGAAGCCACGAGTATTTGGTATCACACCAATGGCATCGTAAATTGCAACCGGTCAATCTGACAAAAACTTGAGGTATTCCTATCTCTATTCCTTCACCTTCAATGGAGTGGAAAATCTCGCAAACGTTCACAGCTTTCCCTCTTTTTGTAGTCGGGCAATGAGAGGGTCGACAACTCCGAGTTCTTTGAAGCCTTGTGCTCTTAGTTTGCAGGAATCGCATTCTTGGCAAGGTATCTCGCCACCAACATAGCAACTCCATGTTTGGTCCAAGGGTGCTTTTAGTTTTAGTCCTAATTCTGCTATTTCTTTCTTTGTCATGTGTATAAGAGGGGTTTCAATTTTCATCTCTATATTGTACTGAATACCGACCTTGCTTGTTATTTTCATTAATTCATTGAGTCTCTGATAGTACTCTGGTCGACAATCAGGGTATCCGGAGTAGTCTAAAGCGTTTGCGGCAATGAAAATTTTGGCTTCAATTGATTGCGGGTCAACTTTCTCTACTTCTACCTTTTGCAATGTCTGAGATTCTAGAAGAGCTGCAGCCATAACTGTGAAAAAAGTGTTTCTTAGAGGAACATAAGTTATTGGGATGCTGGCACTCATCTCGTCAATGGTGCGTTCTTTTGGAACACTGAACATCTCTGGGTGCGTTAAAACTGAGTACCACGCTAAGTCCTTGTAGTTCGATATGTCAATAATCTTATGAGTTAGCACTAGTCTTTTTGATATTTCTTTGGCAGATTTGATTTCTTTACTTAAAACCTGTCCGTAATTAAAAGTGACGGCGATTATACTGTAACCTTGGCTTTTTGCTAACGTAGCAACAGTGGTTGAATCCAATCCTCCACTTAACAACACAACCGCAATTTTTTGTTTTTGCCCTTGTTTACTCATAGTATTCGCACCAACTTCTTGGATTCTCCCAAACTCTGACCGCCTCTAGTTGAACATTGTCCGGCAGTTTCATTTTCTTGAAAATATACTTAGCTAAGTTCTCGGAAGATGGATTTCCGATTTCTGAATTATCGTTAAGGCATGAGTGGTCAAGTTTTTCCGTAATATCTTCCAATTTCTGTTTTAGCACGTTATAATCTATTACGATTCCTATGTCATCAAGTTGGTCGCCACGAACAAATACTTCTACCCTCCAAGTATGACCGTGGAGGTTCGCGCATTTTCCATTGTAACCTATCAGTTTATGTGCCGCATCAAATTCTACTTCAACTCTAAGTCGATACATGTTACACGATTCCTTCCCATTGAACAGACATTATGATCATCTTGGATTATTTTTTTCACTTTTGTGATAGTGTTTATTGTTCTTTGATTCTTCCTGCTAAGAGGTTTTCATAGACTCTTCTCATGTGGAATATTACCTTGGCTGTTTCTTCGCTTAAGTTGCAGGCGCAGCTCCCACAAGTAGGGCATTTCATTGATGAGCATTTGGTGCACACTATCGTTTCTGAGGAATGGAACTCTTTACCACAGTTGTAGCAGTATACTTGAGGGTTGACAAAGAATTTAAGAAAATTTTCAATAAGCCGTGAGAGCGGTATATTCTTCTTTTGTGCTTCTGCAATGGCTTTTTCTTTAATGTCTGTGTCGATTGTGATGTTTAGTGGTTCTTTTTTCCTAACTGAGGTGCCCATGCGCATTAATGCGCATATGTGCGTATATATTGCTTTCTGACAATCAAAGAGTTGATTAAACAGAGCTTCAGCAAAAAATGTCAGTAGACTGAATGGAGTGGCGCCGCCGAAAGGATGCGCGCCTCATAACGGGAAAAAACTCCAGTTTCTTTTTCTGTTTTTAGATTTTTTAGCCACCGTTAAGGGTTTAGCGCAAGCGCCCAAACATTTTGAGATGGAGGAGCCTTAGATGGTGCAAACTGTGGCTGCTTCCGCGGAAGTATTATGCTGTTTTGATTGCTATTATTGGTGTGGGCGTTGTACCTTTAGGTCCAGGTTTGCCATTTCCAAGGTTGCTTTAAGCGAAGCCTGCCCAAATTTTTCCTATAGAAAATTGAAGGGTAAGGTGCCAAATTAGGAGCGCTTTTTTATGACCAAAGAACCAGACACATCAACCCAAAACCTGCGCTCTTACAGTAATAGCGGTAATAGTAATATCAGAAAACAAGTTTTCAGCTTACTAGACGGCAATGGGCAATCAAATCCACTGCTTACGCCCAAGCAAATATGCAAACTGCTCAGTTTAAGCTACAAGCAATACCACAACTATGTTGCCAAAACCAAGTGGGAATGGAAGTATTACTACAAAAATGAACGAGGTTCAAACTGTTCAAACTTTCACTGCTTTAAGGCTAAGGGTAGATTGGATAAAGAGTTGAGTGTTGCGCTTCGGGGTGTGGTTTCGGGTGATTGGGTGCGGGGTGGGTTGGGTTTTGGTTGGGTGGCTTCTAGGGCGAGGAATCGTTTTTGGGTTTGGAAGGGTAAGTTTGGGCGGGCGGTTTGGTTTGAAACTGGATTGGTGGGGTTGAATGTTAGGCGTCCGGGGAATTTGGGGAAAGCTAAGCAGCTGTTTTGTGATGCGTTTGTTAACACGGGGTTGATAACTGACTTTAAGGTTCTTAACCCGATTCTGGAGCAGATTCGCCCAAAAAGTGGACATTTTCCTTACAGTGCAGGCGCGCGGTTGCCCTACATGGTAATTCATGATTTTGAGCAGAGCCATGGCATTGTCATTAAGGTCGGTGACCGAACCCATCCAGACTCAGTTGAAGTGATAGCCAGCTTTAGCGATACACTTGATACTGCCTTAGATAAACTGGAGCGACTAGAAAAGAACGGCGAAAAAAACAACCAGGCATTAACAAGGATTACGGGGATACTTTCTAACCTTTTTGAAGCTGACTCAGACAAGCAACACTGCAGCAACAAGAGCCTAGGAGACAAAAGCTATGTTACATAAACAGTTTTTAGCAGTGGAAACCTGTTCAAAAGCATTTTTGACATCATGCACAGGGCATGGGAAAAGTCCATGCTTTTTGGCTCTTACTTTTTTGCGGTTGTTTGGTGTAGATGCCAGACTGCTAAAAGTTACTTGTGTAAATGGAGTGAATTTCTTGGAGTGTGCATTTTGATATGGAAGCAAGCGATGAACCCGTTCAAAACATGACAAATTCAGGCGAAAAAGCCGCAAAAAAGAAGCGAAGCCAAGCCGACAAGGTTGGAAAACTCAAGTACCTGCTTGCCAAGGACAAGAAACTGGACCGAGACGTAGCCGAAATAAAACTCTTGCTTAAGGTTATCTTTGCTGGCCTGAAGGATACTTTGTATTTTGAGAAGTCACTTATCGAGGAAGCAGCCTGCCGAGATGAAGTTGACAAAGCCATTCTGCAGCTACTGTTTGAAGCAGGCGCTCATGGGCTGTTGCCTAAAGACATAGCCTCCAAATTGGCAGAATTCAATATTGTTCGGCATCAAGTGACCAGACGGATTGTTCGCATGAGTAAGCGGCTATCTAAGGAATTGGATTCAAAGGTTGTTGAGCGGCGGGGTTGGTGCTGGGCTATGACAAGCTTTGGCGTAGACGCCTACAAAGCATCAGAAAAGGACCTGCTAGCCGAAGGCGTTGCTTTACATAGTGCTTCTGAAGAGGAGACATAGCGCATGGCTTTAACTGAGCGGGAAAAGGCAATTTTACGTTTGAAAGCTGAGGGAGTATCGGATTATAAGATTGCCCGCAAGCTTAGGATGGAAACACCCAACGTAACTCGCTCTAGAAAGAACGCTCTCAAGAAGCTGGAACGTGCGAAAGCAGATTTAGACTTTGTTGCTAGACTCAAATCCCCGCGACCCGCTTTTCTTACTTCAAATGCATAACCAGTTTTTCTTACGGAAGTTTGGTCGTCCATAAATATCGTTTGATCATGTTTTATAGTGGGCACGAATACTTCGTACTCTATTACTTTTAGGAGTGAGTAACAATGAAAAGTATTGCTCTTGTAGCGCATGATAACAAGAAAAAAGATATTGTTGAATGGTGCGACTTCAACAAATGAACGCTTTTCAGATATGGTCTGTATGCAACAGGAACCACAGGAAAAAGAATACTCGAAAAAACCCTGTTAAATATAAATTTGCTAAGCAGTGGTCCTTACGGCGGTGATATGGAACTGGGAAGTATGATTTCTAATAGGAAACTGGATTGTTTAATATTTTTTGGGACCCTCGTGAGTCTCAGCCTCATGATGTCGATGTTAAAGCTATTCTTAGAATAGCGGTGCTATACAATACCCCGACAGCCTGTAACAGAGCAGCTGTCAACATGTTGATTTCCAGTATCATGTTTTAGGATTTACAGCGCTTATATTTCTTGGACCAGTTAGCCCGATCTTGTTTTAGATGAGATTTGAATCATTCAATAGTTGCCTCGTTAAAAAGGCAACTTTTTTATCGGTAATGCTGAGCCCTGTTTTCTGTGCCACCATTTCTAAAAAATCATCTACGATGGTTTGGGCGGCTTTCCCAATTTCTTCTAAAGCAACATTTTCCCCAGCGGATATGCCTTTGCAATTTTTGACTGCAAGCGGATTTAAACCCAGAAAAACCTCATTTGTTCTGCAATCAAAGTCGGTTATAATGAAGGGTTCTAGACTGCATATTGATGGTTTAATAGAATTAATCTTGCAGGTATTTTCTTTTGTGAAGAAGAAGCAGCTTCCGTCTTTTTTTTCTGCGAATGTTTCGGTTCTTTGGGTCCGATGGGTCTTGCATGAAGTTTTTGTATCCTGCATTTTGTATTCTTTTTTGTTCTTTGAAGTTAATATCTGGTGGTTGATTTCTGCAACATATTCCGCATTTTCTGCAGTGAAAGTCTGTGGAATTTGGAAAGATAACATTTTCGTATTGCATGCTAACCATAACCTATTTACTGTAACTCAAATGAAGTTAAGCTTTTCATTTCGGGTAATGACTAATCGTGAGATGATTGCAGTTCCAGAAGTGTGGCTATGGTTAGTGCAGTACCTTTTGGATGTTAACCCGAAATGTCAACTATGTTGTTTTATTCCTAAAAGCCAATCAACATTGAATTATATCCTTCAGCGTACTTTATGCATAAATAGCAAATGTTAAATTGTTTAACAAGTGCATGGAGGTTGTGATTTTTAAATTGTATGAGTATAAAGTGGTTTATTGGGAAGATGCTTCAGGAGAATTCTCTTTCGGAACATCCGTGAAATCAAGGTTTCAAAATGAAATAAATGAATTGTCCCAAGAAGGCTGGGTTGTAAAATTCTCCAATACAGCTGCATTACCTCAGACAAATACTGAAAGAAGAATTAGCGCTTATGCCTTACTTGAGAGAGAAAAAATTCCTGCGCCCTTTAGAGAACGCTCCAAAAATAGGTCATAGGCACCTTTTACTTGGGGGGGTTGGTCTTTACAACAAAATACCCAGTTCTTACAATGGAAGCTATAGAAGTTACATTAATTCATACGAGCGAATATTAGTTTACACACGTATAACGCCTTTGGACCATTCACTTGTTCTTTTTTAATTAATTCAGAAAAATACGCCTTCGTTAATTTTCTTACCCAAACTTCGTCACTTCCATATTTCAAGTGAAGCAACTCATGAATTAGTGAAGCTCTAGCTCTACTTCCTGCATACTCAACCAATAGATATTGTCCATATTCCTTCCTGAATTCATCGCAAAACCTCATAGGTTTTGGGTAAATACGAATTTTGCCCTTAAGGGTGTTACATTTTCCAGCAATAGTTAACCCATTTTTTCTTGGCGCAGGAAAAATTTCGATACGAATGCTGTCAATACTTTTTGGGGGAATTTTTTCTAATTTTAAAATATCGGATAGAAATTCTTGAAAGACACTTTTACTTAGCGCTTTGAGGGTAAAGCGGGAATATTTTAGATAGAATTTGCGATTAATAGACAAATTAAGGTTGTTATCGTCGGCATTAGCTATTGATATTTTGTTGGCGAGTACGTAACTTTGTTTCAACATTCTGCATCTATGTATATTTTATTATTGATTCGGTTTTAACAAGAAAAACGCTGTTTTTGTTTGCCTTAGATGCCTTGCGTGGAAATCCATATGGATCAGGTCTACGTTCTGTGCTGTGACTTGCAGAACATTGGATTCCAACAATCTGTTTATTTTGTGAGATCCAAACAATGCGTCCCATTCTAGTGCATTCGGGGCACTGCGCATAATCCCCTATTTGCACCATTTTGAATCACCTTTTTTATTGCGATTGCAATCTCCACAGATTGCTGTGCTGAAACCAAAAATGATTTTCGCAGATGGCCTAAATGCGGTACCTGTGATCTTTAATACTTCAATATTTTGTTTCAATTCTCTCTCTTCTAACGAAATTAAGAAAAGTTTACTTAGCTGAATTCCAAGCAAAAAGACTTTTCAGTAATATAACATGCACTACCAAGCTTATAAACAACTGAAGTTTAAGGAAGTTGTTTTCGGAAACGCTTGATATCGCTTTAGGAGTTTATACTCAAAAAGTAGGAGTGCATTGCAATAACCCGCCTATGGGTTTAGTAGTTTCTCAGGTATACAACAAAGGGGCTCCAAATAAGGATAGACGCATCGTCTGAACCTGGGAAGCGCCCTTAATCTGAAAAGTATTCCTTTGCTAATTCAATATGCCTTTCGATATCGGTCTTCTCGTAGGATAACATGGCAGTATGCGCTAAGCACCATGCATAATACTTCTTTAGAGAATCAAAGAGCTCCAACGCAAGCGCATCTTCCTGTGGGTGTTTCCACCATTTCCAGTAGGTTCCCGACATCGGTGTTTCTTTATTTGGCGCAAAAGATCGGACAGATTCATGTAATGCCACCCCGAATGGCGCAGCCTTTTTTTCAATTTGAAATGCCTGTGTTAATGGAGCTCCAAAAAATATTTGATTGACCTGTTTAGAGTTTTCTCGAAGTTCAGTAGCGCATGCTAATGTTTCCTTGCCTGTGATGACGGGCCCATACGCTAACCCGCTTCTGATCATAAATTTATGAAGCGCGACCGGTTCAAGTATGAATGTAATTGCAAGTGCTGAGTTAACTTTATTTAGAAAATTCAGGACAGACTTCTGTGAAGATGAACAGGCGTAAATTCCATCTATAACTGGAAATAACTCAATTGATGAATCATGCGCGTGCAAGGATGCTAAATGTAGTTTCATTAGGAAATGCGCTGACATGTTTAAGGAACGTAGCATTACACTTTGAGACCCCATTACGTCAACCCAGCCTACGTATTTGTGTGTTGCAGGCAACATTTTGTCATGAGCAAACAACGGTTGCTCACATTTACGTTGTTCAGCAATTGAAGGCACAACAGTAGGAGTGCTAATATTTTTGTAATTCATAAAATCACCTTGCCTCATTGTTTTCCGCTGTAATTAGGCTTTTCATTCAATCTATCTTTCTGCGAGGAAGTTGTCAGTAATATGAAAAAATAGGAAGCGCGCAGATACATTGGGATTACGCAAAAAGGAGCTCTTATGCACAAGGATAGTACGGGTGACAGGTGTTTCATTGACGATTAAAAGACAGCATGTGACCTTTATGTTGAACCATCCGATGAATACGTAATTCCTCAGGGCTGTGAAAAGCAGTATTACAAATTCGACACTTAAACAGTTGATCATTATACTCTAACATTTTAAAATTTCACTACTCCAACAATGATTTGATAATGCCCTAAGAAAACATTACCCCACTTATAAAGAAGGGCGTCTTGATTCTGCAAAATGAAAGTATCATTCACTCAGCAAGTCTGTTATTTATTCAGTGTTTATTTTCCACAGGTTAAGTGGACACTGATTCCAGCAGTAAGTGCTCGCTTTATACATGCAACCTTGACATTCTACTCTGTCAAAGCGTTTCTGACTGTGTTTACTCATATCAGCACCTAAAAAAGGAAAAGGAATTGTTATGCCGTTTCTTTCTTCTTGACGTTATTTGCATAGATTTTCTTGGTAGTTTTCTTTCTGTATTCACAATGAGGCCGTACTGATGATTTGCATCTTCGGCAGTTTTTAACTAGACCAACTCTTAGCATACACATGTCTATTTACCTCTCTATTGTTTTATGTTCAGAAAAGGATCAAATATTCAATCAGTCGATTCCAAGAGGATAAGAGAAACTCTTCGGTCAATAATACTGCTGTATCAGACTAATAAAGGTTGAAATCTCGGGATTTTTTTGATTA carries:
- a CDS encoding LuxR C-terminal-related transcriptional regulator; the encoded protein is MALTEREKAILRLKAEGVSDYKIARKLRMETPNVTRSRKNALKKLERAKADLDFVARLKSPRPAFLTSNA
- a CDS encoding YkgJ family cysteine cluster protein — encoded protein: MLSFQIPQTFTAENAEYVAEINHQILTSKNKKEYKMQDTKTSCKTHRTQRTETFAEKKDGSCFFFTKENTCKINSIKPSICSLEPFIITDFDCRTNEVFLGLNPLAVKNCKGISAGENVALEEIGKAAQTIVDDFLEMVAQKTGLSITDKKVAFLTRQLLNDSNLI
- the queD gene encoding 6-carboxytetrahydropterin synthase QueD, coding for MYRLRVEVEFDAAHKLIGYNGKCANLHGHTWRVEVFVRGDQLDDIGIVIDYNVLKQKLEDITEKLDHSCLNDNSEIGNPSSENLAKYIFKKMKLPDNVQLEAVRVWENPRSWCEYYE
- a CDS encoding GDSL-type esterase/lipase family protein; translated protein: MKEKTQVLLAVAIAFILIVPSFGLVGSYSRSRLYPVRVACVGDSLTELTQYPQYLQKLLGEDYCVLNLGSSGAASMEKSGKPYMHLMYVDEAKSFYPNVIVIFLGTNDAHEGLLPFVGTDFKTDYTTIVRYFEGLASKTKIYLVLPPPIFDNIYGLNGTTLDQQIIPAITEVATEGHYSLIDLHTVMNNSSCLPDGVHPNMDGVILMTQEIYKAITSES
- a CDS encoding DUF4177 domain-containing protein, whose product is MIFKLYEYKVVYWEDASGEFSFGTSVKSRFQNEINELSQEGWVVKFSNTAALPQTNTERRISAYALLEREKIPAPFRERSKNRS
- the queC gene encoding 7-cyano-7-deazaguanine synthase QueC gives rise to the protein MSKQGQKQKIAVVLLSGGLDSTTVATLAKSQGYSIIAVTFNYGQVLSKEIKSAKEISKRLVLTHKIIDISNYKDLAWYSVLTHPEMFSVPKERTIDEMSASIPITYVPLRNTFFTVMAAALLESQTLQKVEVEKVDPQSIEAKIFIAANALDYSGYPDCRPEYYQRLNELMKITSKVGIQYNIEMKIETPLIHMTKKEIAELGLKLKAPLDQTWSCYVGGEIPCQECDSCKLRAQGFKELGVVDPLIARLQKEGKL
- a CDS encoding 7-carboxy-7-deazaguanine synthase QueE — translated: MNVCEIFHSIEGEGIEIGIPQVFVRLTGCNLRCHWCDTKYSWLQGKEMVVSDVVEEIAKYPCRTVSITGGEPLLQKAELKQLLSKLKDEKYRLCVNTNGTIFDKTIFDEVDLITMDCKCPSSGEASDLKILQSTQSNYGQKTQFKFVVSDEDDYVYARQIIESILLNGKSILILQPQWSNKPFFRKLSRLILADGLPVRLILQQHKVIWGEKRGV